The nucleotide window TTAAGATATTTTTCATCACCCCTCCAAAAATAGGTGCATTATACCAAAGCAAAGCTTTAAATCGCTATAATCACGCCTAAAAAAGGAGCAAAAATGGCAAAAGCAAAGTCTATTTTTGAGTGTGAGGCTTGCGGACATCAGCAAGCTAAATGGACTGGTAAATGCCCGCAATGCGGGGCGTGGGACAGTCTAAAAGAGCTTAGTAAAACTGAGATTGAGACGATAAAACAAATAAAAAAAGCAAGCAGCCAAACTCAAGTTGCAAAGAGTATAAAAGAGGTTGAGGTAGAGCGTATAGTCCGATATAGCACTGGTGATAGCGAGCTTGATTTGGTGCTCGGTGGTGGAGTAGTGGAGGGTAGCCTCGTGCTAATAGGCGGTAGCCCTGGGATTGGTAAGAGTACGCTTTTATTAAAAATCGCTTCAAATTTAGCCACGCCAGAGCGTAAAGCTCTGTATGTCAGTGGCGAGGAGAGCGCAAGCCAGATAAAAATGCGAGCCGATAGGCTAGGCGCTGTTAAAAGCGAGCTTTTTTTGCTTACGGAGATAAATTTAGAAAGCATTATCGCTGAGATTAGAAATGGAGGGTATAAAACGGTCGTTATTGATTCCATTCAGACGCTTTATAGCGAGAAAAGCCAAAGCGCACCAGGGTCTATTTCGCAGGTTAGAGAGATTACCTTTGAGCTTATGCGCTTAGCAAAGGACAGTGGCATAAGCATATTTATAATCGGGCATATCACAAAAGAAGGCTCCATAGCAGGTCCTAGGGTACTTGAGCATATGGTCGATGTGGTGCTTTATTTTGAAGGCGATGCTGGGCGCGAGCTAAGGATGCTAAGAGGCTTTAAAAACCGCTTTGGCTCAACCAGCGAGGTTGGAATTTTTGAGATGAGCCCACAAGGATTAATAAGTGCTACTGAAATATCTAGTAAATTCTTTACTCGTGGAGAGGCAATAAGTGGCTCAGCTATTACAATCATAATGGAAGGCTCAAGAGCATTAAGTGTAGAAGTACAAGCCCTAGTATGTGAAAGCAGCTACCCAAAGCGAAGTGCAACAGGCTATGAAAGAAATAGATTAGACATGCTCTTAGCCTTACTTGAGAGAAAGCTAGAGCTTGCCTTAGGACATTATGATGTATTTATAAATATCTCAGGTGGTGTTAGAGTAGGAGAGACTGCAGCTGATTTAGCTGTCATTGCAGCTATTGTCTCAAGCTTTAAAAATAGACCCATAAGCAAAGAGAGTGTATTTATAGGAGAGCTAAGCCTAAATGGAGAGATAAGAGATGTCTTTAACCTAGAGCAACGCCTAAAAGAGGCTAGTACTCAAAAATTTAAAAATGCAATAATTCCTTCAAAACCTGCAAATTTAAATGGCATAAAAAGCTACATAGTAAAAGACATAAGGCAGGTTTTAGAATGGATGTAAGAATAAATTTAATTGGGATAAAATGATAGCTATTCATGCTAGAGGTAATGAAAGTATAGGCATAGGTAATCTTTCACGCTGCTTTGAGCTTTTTAAATTCTTGCAAAAAAGTGGGGAGGATGTGGTTTGTGTGTTTGAATGCACTAAGGAGCTTTTTGGTAGGTATGTGGAAAATGGAGTTATTAGAAGTGATGGGCTAGAGGCGTCTTTGCATGCTTTAAGCAAGCTTAAAATAGACGTGTATATCTGCGATTTAGTGGATGCCACAAAGAGCCTAAGCGACGCCCTAAGAGCCATGGGGGTGCCTAAGATAGCGCATTTTAATGGGCTTGAAGGTGGCTTTGAGGTGGATGCGCTTTTTATCACAGATGGCTTTAGCTACCCTGCGCCAAGTGGGGGTTTTAGGGTATTTCGTGGGTTTA belongs to Campylobacter sp. 19-13652 and includes:
- the radA gene encoding DNA repair protein RadA, whose protein sequence is MAKAKSIFECEACGHQQAKWTGKCPQCGAWDSLKELSKTEIETIKQIKKASSQTQVAKSIKEVEVERIVRYSTGDSELDLVLGGGVVEGSLVLIGGSPGIGKSTLLLKIASNLATPERKALYVSGEESASQIKMRADRLGAVKSELFLLTEINLESIIAEIRNGGYKTVVIDSIQTLYSEKSQSAPGSISQVREITFELMRLAKDSGISIFIIGHITKEGSIAGPRVLEHMVDVVLYFEGDAGRELRMLRGFKNRFGSTSEVGIFEMSPQGLISATEISSKFFTRGEAISGSAITIIMEGSRALSVEVQALVCESSYPKRSATGYERNRLDMLLALLERKLELALGHYDVFINISGGVRVGETAADLAVIAAIVSSFKNRPISKESVFIGELSLNGEIRDVFNLEQRLKEASTQKFKNAIIPSKPANLNGIKSYIVKDIRQVLEWM